A region of Streptomyces sp. WMMC500 DNA encodes the following proteins:
- a CDS encoding TetR/AcrR family transcriptional regulator, whose product MGGQRQTPRRRMEPDARRAEILSVARRLFGANGYNAVSTSDIAAGAGVARALINHYFGGKRQLYLEVVRQMMVVPASVSERLPPTSPEERLSICVDRWLEVVERNREMWLSAIGLEALNDPEIDRIMLEADEVATDRILEAAMMTDITEGRQKLRAMIRAHSAMLKAASREWLVRGTLSRSDLHVILTRTVLHLLNTVFPALLSDEE is encoded by the coding sequence ATGGGCGGTCAGCGCCAGACACCGCGACGCAGGATGGAGCCGGACGCCCGGCGCGCCGAGATCCTCAGCGTCGCCCGCAGGCTCTTCGGGGCGAACGGCTACAACGCCGTTTCCACCTCCGACATCGCGGCCGGGGCGGGCGTGGCCAGAGCGCTGATCAACCACTACTTCGGGGGGAAGCGGCAGCTCTACCTCGAGGTGGTGCGGCAGATGATGGTCGTGCCGGCCTCGGTGTCCGAGCGGCTGCCCCCGACCAGCCCCGAAGAACGCCTGTCGATCTGCGTCGACCGGTGGCTCGAAGTCGTCGAGCGCAACCGCGAGATGTGGCTGTCCGCCATCGGCCTCGAAGCCCTCAACGACCCGGAGATCGACCGGATCATGCTCGAGGCGGATGAGGTCGCGACCGACCGCATCCTCGAGGCCGCGATGATGACCGACATCACGGAGGGACGGCAGAAGCTCCGGGCGATGATCCGCGCGCACAGCGCCATGCTCAAGGCCGCCTCCCGGGAATGGCTGGTGCGCGGCACTCTCAGCCGCAGCGACCTGCACGTCATTCTGACCCGCACCGTGCTCCACCTGCTGAACACGGTCTTCCCCGCGCTACTGAGCGACGAAGAGTAG
- a CDS encoding porin PorA family protein: MRRKKSTIALGAGAVILVAAAAVLRFAVVPVIAQVPSDLDATARYAGTASLLDTTALENGDSENLFIQDLPITASQRVQVVDTDGGTAVASEDLAMRDPEGKKIRDTHHVYAVDRRDLDAKQPPDGSDAETHDGLSVGFPLTPEKTDYPFWDATTQDTAPAKYRETTSTEGRETYVYEFHQSGAVADPATLEALPEALPKTAVQGLAAGLPAAGREEVTAALPGLADPVSLTYTAEADTTFTVDTATGVPLHTVKSQKVTANIDGPEGTTPLFDILSYDLESTPESVDERVQDASDAARLLSLAENVIPLALVLAGALLATAAVWTARRGGSEPAAPGASRRGRDVPEEQSEPV; this comes from the coding sequence ATGCGAAGAAAGAAGAGCACCATCGCCCTCGGCGCCGGGGCCGTGATCCTGGTCGCCGCCGCGGCCGTCCTGCGGTTCGCTGTCGTCCCGGTGATCGCGCAGGTCCCGTCCGACCTCGACGCCACCGCGCGCTACGCCGGCACCGCCTCCCTGCTCGACACGACCGCCCTCGAAAACGGCGACTCCGAGAACCTCTTCATCCAGGACCTCCCCATCACCGCCTCCCAGCGAGTCCAGGTCGTCGACACCGACGGCGGGACGGCAGTGGCCTCCGAAGACCTCGCCATGCGCGACCCGGAGGGGAAGAAGATCCGCGACACCCACCACGTGTACGCCGTCGACCGCAGGGACCTGGACGCGAAACAGCCCCCCGACGGCAGCGACGCGGAGACGCACGACGGCCTCTCCGTGGGCTTCCCGCTGACGCCGGAGAAGACCGACTACCCGTTCTGGGACGCCACGACCCAGGACACCGCGCCCGCGAAGTACCGCGAGACGACGTCCACCGAGGGCCGCGAGACGTACGTCTACGAGTTCCACCAGTCCGGCGCCGTCGCCGACCCGGCGACGCTGGAAGCGCTGCCCGAGGCACTGCCGAAGACCGCGGTGCAGGGCCTCGCCGCCGGCCTGCCCGCCGCCGGCCGGGAGGAGGTGACGGCGGCGCTCCCCGGACTCGCCGACCCGGTGTCGCTGACCTACACCGCCGAGGCCGACACCACGTTCACCGTCGACACCGCCACCGGCGTACCGCTGCACACCGTCAAGTCCCAGAAGGTCACCGCGAACATCGACGGTCCCGAGGGTACGACGCCGCTGTTCGACATCCTGAGCTACGACCTGGAGTCGACTCCGGAGTCGGTGGACGAGCGTGTCCAGGACGCCTCGGACGCGGCCCGGTTGCTGTCGCTGGCCGAGAACGTGATTCCGCTCGCCCTGGTCCTGGCCGGGGCCCTGCTCGCGACGGCAGCGGTGTGGACGGCCCGGCGCGGCGGCTCCGAACCCGCGGCGCCGGGTGCGTCTCGGAGGGGGCGGGACGTACCAGAGGAACAGTCCGAACCGGTGTAG
- a CDS encoding acetyl-CoA C-acetyltransferase, giving the protein MTEAFIYDAIRTPRGRGRNGSLHHVKPVSLVTGLIGELGRRQPKLDPERLDDVVLGVVSPVGDQGMDLAKTAALAAGLPHHVAGVQLNRFCASGLEAVNFAAQKVRSGWEQMVIAGGVESMSRVPMGSDGGAIAADPETAYATDFVPQGISADLLATVEGFTRDDVDAYALRSQGRTAAAWSGGHFAKSVVPVRDRNGVTVLAEDEHPRPDTTIEALGKLKPSFAGIGDLGGFDAVALQKYHWLERIDHVHTPGNSSGVVDGAALVLVGTEQAGAESGLTPRARIVSAAVSGGDPTIMFTGPAPATRKALDLAGLTVDDIDLFELNEAFAAVVLRYVKDLRLPWDKVNVNGGAIAMGHPLGATGAMLVGTVVDELERRSARRAVVTLCAGGGMGIATVIERL; this is encoded by the coding sequence GTGACCGAGGCCTTTATCTACGACGCGATCCGCACCCCGCGCGGCCGTGGCAGGAACGGCTCGCTGCATCACGTGAAGCCGGTGTCGCTGGTCACCGGGTTGATCGGTGAACTCGGCCGGCGCCAACCGAAGCTGGACCCCGAAAGGCTCGACGACGTGGTTCTCGGCGTCGTCTCACCGGTGGGCGACCAGGGGATGGACCTTGCCAAGACCGCGGCGCTCGCCGCCGGACTGCCCCACCACGTGGCCGGGGTCCAGCTCAACCGGTTCTGCGCCTCCGGCCTGGAGGCGGTGAACTTCGCCGCGCAGAAGGTCCGTTCCGGATGGGAGCAGATGGTGATCGCGGGCGGCGTGGAGTCGATGTCGCGCGTGCCGATGGGCAGCGACGGCGGAGCGATCGCCGCGGACCCGGAGACGGCCTACGCCACTGACTTCGTTCCCCAGGGGATCAGTGCCGACCTGCTCGCGACCGTTGAGGGCTTTACCCGGGACGACGTCGACGCCTACGCGCTGCGTTCGCAGGGACGGACGGCGGCGGCCTGGTCGGGCGGCCACTTCGCGAAGTCCGTGGTGCCCGTCCGCGACCGAAACGGGGTCACCGTACTCGCCGAGGACGAGCACCCGCGTCCGGACACGACGATCGAGGCGCTCGGCAAGCTGAAGCCCTCCTTCGCGGGCATCGGTGACCTGGGGGGCTTCGATGCGGTGGCCCTGCAGAAGTACCACTGGCTCGAACGCATCGACCACGTCCACACCCCGGGCAACTCCTCGGGAGTCGTCGACGGGGCGGCGCTGGTTCTGGTCGGCACGGAGCAGGCCGGTGCCGAGTCCGGCCTCACGCCCCGTGCCCGCATCGTGTCCGCGGCGGTCAGCGGGGGCGATCCCACGATCATGTTCACCGGCCCCGCCCCGGCCACCCGCAAGGCGCTGGACCTCGCCGGGCTGACGGTCGACGACATCGATCTGTTCGAGCTCAACGAAGCGTTCGCCGCGGTGGTGCTCAGGTACGTCAAGGATCTGCGGCTGCCCTGGGACAAGGTCAACGTCAACGGGGGAGCGATCGCCATGGGCCATCCACTCGGTGCCACCGGGGCGATGCTCGTCGGCACCGTCGTGGACGAGCTGGAGCGCCGCTCCGCCCGCCGGGCCGTGGTGACCCTGTGCGCCGGCGGTGGCATGGGCATCGCCACCGTCATCGAACGCCTCTGA
- a CDS encoding (2Fe-2S)-binding protein has translation MPEHTFRLNGEHVTVDAADDERLLWVLRDILGVNGPKYGCGINVCKACTSHLNGKAANPCAIPVGDLRPADEVTTIEGLPATVGKDLHPMQQAWLDHDVVQCGYCQPGQIMAAVALVRRVAAEGREITDDDLDGIRNICRCGTYTRIREAIETGAQSM, from the coding sequence GTGCCCGAACACACCTTCCGCCTCAACGGCGAACACGTCACCGTCGACGCGGCCGACGACGAGCGCCTGCTGTGGGTGCTGCGCGACATCCTCGGCGTCAACGGACCGAAGTACGGCTGCGGCATCAACGTCTGCAAGGCATGCACGAGCCACCTCAACGGCAAGGCGGCCAACCCCTGCGCGATCCCCGTGGGCGACCTGCGGCCGGCCGACGAGGTCACCACCATCGAGGGCCTGCCCGCCACCGTCGGCAAGGATCTCCACCCCATGCAGCAGGCGTGGCTCGACCACGACGTCGTCCAGTGCGGCTACTGCCAGCCCGGCCAGATCATGGCCGCGGTGGCCCTCGTCCGCCGGGTCGCCGCGGAGGGCCGCGAGATCACCGACGACGACCTCGACGGCATCCGCAACATCTGCCGCTGCGGCACCTACACCCGCATCCGCGAAGCCATCGAAACCGGCGCCCAGAGCATGTGA
- a CDS encoding nitronate monooxygenase family protein, which produces MLTTRFCETFGVEHPIVQGGMQWVGRAELVAAVANAGALGFLTALTQPTPEALVKEIERCRGLTDKPFGVNLTILPSINPPPYDEYRRAIIESGIKVVETAGFNPQEHLPEFAAHGVRVLHKCTSVRHAVKAEEIGVDGVSIDGFECAGHPGEDDVPGLILIPAATQRLTVPVIASGGFTDGRGLVAALALGAEGVNMGTRFLCTQEAPVHQRVKDQIVANSELDTELIFRPLRNTARVASNTVSRKVVEILHEGGQFPDVRDLVAGARGRRVFAEGDLEAGIWSAGLAQGLINDVPTVAEAVARIVAEAEELIAGRLTDALRR; this is translated from the coding sequence GTGCTGACGACACGGTTCTGCGAGACGTTCGGGGTCGAGCACCCCATCGTCCAGGGCGGGATGCAGTGGGTGGGCCGGGCCGAGCTGGTCGCCGCGGTGGCGAACGCGGGCGCCCTCGGCTTCCTCACCGCTCTCACCCAGCCCACCCCCGAGGCCCTGGTGAAGGAGATCGAGCGCTGCCGGGGGCTGACGGACAAGCCGTTCGGCGTGAACCTCACCATCCTGCCGTCGATCAACCCGCCGCCCTACGACGAGTACCGGCGCGCGATCATCGAATCCGGGATCAAGGTCGTCGAGACGGCCGGCTTCAATCCGCAGGAGCACCTGCCCGAATTCGCCGCCCACGGCGTCAGGGTGCTGCACAAGTGCACCAGCGTCCGGCACGCGGTGAAGGCGGAGGAGATCGGCGTCGACGGCGTGAGCATCGACGGCTTCGAGTGCGCGGGGCACCCCGGGGAGGACGACGTCCCCGGCCTGATCCTGATCCCCGCGGCCACCCAGCGCCTGACCGTACCGGTGATCGCCTCCGGCGGCTTCACGGACGGGCGGGGCCTCGTCGCCGCGCTCGCGCTGGGCGCCGAGGGCGTCAACATGGGCACCCGCTTCCTGTGCACCCAGGAGGCCCCGGTGCACCAGAGGGTCAAGGACCAGATCGTGGCCAACAGCGAGCTGGACACCGAGCTGATCTTCCGCCCGCTGCGCAACACCGCCCGGGTGGCCAGCAACACCGTCAGCCGCAAGGTCGTCGAGATCCTCCACGAGGGCGGCCAGTTCCCCGATGTGCGAGATCTGGTCGCCGGCGCGCGCGGGCGCAGGGTATTCGCGGAGGGCGACCTTGAGGCCGGCATCTGGAGCGCGGGCCTGGCCCAGGGCCTCATCAACGACGTCCCGACGGTCGCCGAGGCCGTGGCACGCATCGTGGCGGAAGCCGAGGAGCTGATCGCCGGACGGCTGACGGACGCGTTGCGACGCTGA
- a CDS encoding acyl-CoA dehydrogenase family protein, whose amino-acid sequence MPRVLTDERRDLVKAIADFCRRECGTKEQRDKLTDGGQEPHNQKLYEKMADLGWLGIVIPEEYGGAGLGMTDLCLFLEETAYGLAPISGFGTTIISAAAYEKFGTEQQKRKVLEGVVAGRVEAISMSEPGAGSDIGALACRAERVDGGYVINGQKTWCSNAHFADHILLIARTSREESKHKGLTQFMVPADADGLVVKGIETMGGREVNDLYFTDCFVPDSAVVGTPGEAWPQLMAGLNLERMILAALMLGTARRAFGDTLAYVREREQFGRPIGSFQVLKHRIADMATELECARLLLDDVAAQIDAEPDKVFAREASMAKLKCTELAKHVALEGMQMMGGYGYATEYGMEALLRATVVSTVYGGTSEIQRDIIGKTYGL is encoded by the coding sequence ATGCCCCGAGTCCTGACGGACGAGCGCCGCGACCTGGTCAAGGCGATAGCCGACTTCTGCCGCCGCGAGTGCGGCACCAAGGAGCAGCGGGACAAGCTGACCGACGGCGGCCAGGAGCCGCACAACCAGAAGCTGTACGAGAAGATGGCGGACCTGGGCTGGCTGGGCATCGTCATCCCCGAGGAGTACGGCGGCGCGGGCCTGGGCATGACGGATCTCTGCCTCTTCCTTGAAGAGACCGCCTACGGTCTCGCCCCGATCAGCGGCTTCGGGACCACGATCATCTCTGCGGCGGCGTACGAGAAGTTCGGCACCGAGCAGCAGAAGCGCAAGGTGCTCGAGGGCGTGGTGGCCGGCCGCGTCGAGGCGATCTCGATGTCCGAGCCGGGGGCGGGCTCCGACATCGGCGCGCTGGCCTGCCGGGCGGAGCGCGTGGACGGCGGCTATGTGATCAACGGGCAGAAGACCTGGTGCTCCAACGCCCACTTCGCCGACCACATCCTCCTCATCGCGCGCACCTCACGCGAGGAGTCCAAGCACAAGGGACTCACCCAGTTCATGGTGCCGGCCGACGCCGACGGTCTGGTGGTCAAGGGCATCGAGACGATGGGCGGCCGCGAGGTCAACGACCTGTATTTCACCGACTGCTTCGTCCCCGACTCGGCGGTCGTCGGCACGCCGGGCGAGGCCTGGCCACAGTTGATGGCCGGACTGAACCTGGAGCGGATGATCCTCGCCGCGCTCATGCTCGGCACCGCCCGCCGGGCTTTCGGCGACACCCTCGCATACGTGCGGGAGCGCGAGCAGTTCGGCCGGCCGATCGGCTCCTTCCAGGTGCTCAAGCACCGCATCGCCGACATGGCGACCGAGCTGGAGTGCGCTCGTCTGCTGCTGGACGATGTGGCGGCGCAGATCGACGCCGAGCCGGACAAGGTCTTCGCCCGCGAGGCGTCGATGGCGAAGCTGAAGTGCACCGAACTCGCCAAGCACGTCGCCCTCGAAGGCATGCAGATGATGGGCGGCTACGGCTACGCCACCGAGTACGGCATGGAGGCGCTGCTGCGCGCCACGGTGGTCTCCACCGTCTACGGCGGCACGAGCGAGATCCAGCGCGACATCATCGGCAAGACCTACGGGCTGTAG
- a CDS encoding aldehyde dehydrogenase family protein, translated as MTSSFACLSPSSGEQVAEYPVATEAEVRTAVAGAREAAAGWRRAGPRGRRAALLAFKHALARETGELAGIIAAETGKPVHDARTEVVLTLHHLDWAGRNAHRVLRRRRVPSGALAVHERALVGHRPLGVIGVIGPWNYPLYTPMGAIGYALAAGNGVVVKPSELAPGAAVRLSRVFDAAVPAHAGLLRTVTGLARTGEALARAGVDKVAFTGSPSTARKVAAVCAETLTPVLVEGGGKDAAIVGPGLGPAALERAAEAIVWGAMSNAGQTCAGVERVYAVEEVHERLVQLITRRARRLEPGTSGRDVAPDYGAMTLPSQFGTVEYHVKEAVTAGARTPLGGPESVQPPYVRPVLLVDVPEDSPAMREETFGPVVAVNAVADLDEAVRRTNASPYALGAAVFTRTRREGLAVAARLRAGAVSVGSVLGYAGVPALPFGGSGLSGYGRIHGAEGLRAFAAPASVTVRRFHPYADLTSFATPRARAARAVEFARRLHALR; from the coding sequence ATGACCAGCTCCTTCGCCTGCCTGTCGCCGTCGTCCGGCGAGCAGGTCGCCGAGTACCCCGTGGCCACGGAGGCCGAGGTACGCACCGCCGTCGCCGGCGCCCGCGAAGCGGCCGCCGGGTGGCGGCGGGCCGGCCCGCGCGGGCGCCGTGCCGCGCTGCTCGCCTTCAAGCACGCCCTTGCCCGCGAGACCGGCGAACTCGCCGGGATCATCGCCGCGGAGACGGGCAAGCCGGTGCACGACGCCCGCACCGAGGTGGTCCTCACCCTCCACCACCTCGACTGGGCGGGCCGCAACGCCCACCGCGTCCTGCGCCGCCGCCGCGTGCCCTCCGGTGCCCTCGCCGTACACGAGCGGGCGCTCGTGGGCCACCGCCCGCTGGGCGTGATCGGCGTCATCGGCCCCTGGAACTACCCCCTCTACACCCCCATGGGCGCCATCGGCTACGCCCTCGCCGCGGGCAACGGCGTCGTCGTCAAACCCTCCGAACTCGCCCCCGGCGCCGCCGTCCGCCTCTCCCGCGTCTTCGACGCCGCCGTCCCCGCCCACGCGGGCCTGCTCCGCACCGTCACAGGCCTGGCGCGGACCGGCGAGGCGCTGGCCCGTGCCGGAGTGGACAAGGTCGCCTTCACCGGCTCGCCCAGCACCGCCCGCAAGGTCGCCGCCGTCTGCGCCGAGACCCTCACCCCGGTCCTCGTCGAGGGCGGTGGCAAGGACGCGGCGATCGTGGGACCCGGCCTCGGCCCGGCCGCGCTGGAGCGGGCCGCGGAGGCGATCGTGTGGGGCGCGATGTCCAACGCCGGACAGACCTGCGCCGGCGTGGAGCGGGTGTACGCGGTCGAGGAGGTGCACGAGCGGCTCGTACAGCTCATCACCCGCCGCGCCCGCCGGCTCGAACCCGGCACCTCCGGCCGCGACGTAGCCCCCGACTACGGCGCCATGACGCTTCCCTCGCAGTTCGGCACCGTCGAATACCACGTCAAGGAGGCCGTGACCGCGGGCGCCCGCACACCCCTGGGCGGACCCGAGTCCGTTCAGCCGCCCTACGTCCGTCCCGTCCTGCTCGTCGACGTCCCGGAGGACTCACCAGCCATGCGCGAGGAGACCTTCGGCCCGGTCGTCGCCGTCAACGCCGTGGCCGACCTGGACGAAGCCGTCCGGCGCACCAACGCCTCCCCGTACGCCCTCGGCGCCGCCGTCTTCACACGCACCCGCCGCGAGGGCCTGGCGGTGGCCGCCCGGCTGCGCGCCGGCGCCGTCTCGGTCGGCTCGGTCCTCGGCTACGCCGGCGTCCCCGCGCTGCCCTTCGGCGGCAGCGGCCTGTCCGGATACGGGCGCATCCACGGCGCCGAAGGGCTGCGCGCGTTCGCTGCGCCCGCGTCGGTCACCGTGCGCCGCTTCCACCCGTACGCGGACCTCACCTCGTTCGCCACCCCGCGCGCACGAGCGGCCCGGGCCGTGGAGTTCGCCCGGCGGCTGCACGCACTGCGCTGA